From the Ruania alkalisoli genome, one window contains:
- a CDS encoding ABC transporter substrate-binding protein: MITSNQRLSRRGLLGGALGLTAGVGALSACGPGDGGGSGDEPPEDMGSAEEGRLVVWGGLPPEMGPQALVDAFTAKYPDIEVEYVRFVNNAEGILKLDTALQGGVPIDVFFSYGTVDVVRRAQAGLALDLTDLAREDDLAQVFVQDEPISTLIDGKLYSIPTTHWPQFVVLNQDAMESAGIEIPFDWTVEDYHRVAREFKSAGFDVGAYHPPRMASTSLGGDYIYKNGGQESNLDDPLFKQELELILAMEDDGSIFTQERITAEQLGGYVQNYFVDGTFPMYIDGTTALRFLKNLDEYPHDFRTTFRPYPAPTAGADYFNPGVRGDDVQISSKSQYPSAAWTFVKFWIDEGANHMSPAGKVSPYQFDNPTDEMMDALFGPERDRLFNVDDFHETFFVPEPPLSVRSITTAYTEIASLKSQIEDEIRLRTKSVDDGIAEMKQEADAAIADWLG, from the coding sequence GTGATCACTAGCAATCAGAGGCTCAGCCGACGCGGTCTGCTGGGTGGCGCACTCGGTCTTACGGCAGGGGTGGGCGCGCTCTCGGCGTGCGGTCCGGGCGATGGCGGCGGAAGCGGCGACGAGCCGCCCGAGGACATGGGCTCGGCAGAAGAAGGTCGGCTCGTCGTGTGGGGCGGTCTGCCCCCGGAGATGGGCCCGCAGGCGCTCGTGGACGCGTTCACGGCGAAGTACCCAGACATCGAGGTCGAGTACGTTCGCTTCGTCAACAACGCCGAGGGCATCCTGAAGCTCGACACAGCGCTGCAAGGCGGAGTTCCGATCGACGTCTTCTTCTCTTACGGCACGGTCGATGTCGTCCGTCGCGCGCAGGCCGGGCTCGCTCTGGACCTCACTGATCTGGCCCGAGAGGACGATCTCGCTCAGGTCTTCGTGCAGGATGAGCCGATCAGCACGCTGATCGACGGAAAGCTCTACTCGATCCCGACGACCCACTGGCCACAGTTCGTCGTGCTCAACCAGGACGCGATGGAATCGGCGGGCATCGAGATCCCGTTCGACTGGACGGTGGAGGATTACCACCGGGTGGCACGGGAGTTCAAGAGCGCCGGATTCGACGTGGGTGCCTACCACCCGCCCCGCATGGCTTCCACGTCCTTGGGTGGTGACTACATCTACAAGAACGGCGGCCAGGAGTCCAACCTCGACGATCCCTTGTTCAAGCAGGAACTGGAGCTCATCCTGGCGATGGAAGACGACGGATCGATCTTCACCCAGGAGCGGATCACCGCCGAACAGCTCGGCGGCTACGTGCAGAACTACTTTGTCGACGGCACGTTCCCGATGTACATCGACGGCACGACCGCGCTACGGTTCCTCAAGAACCTCGACGAGTACCCGCACGACTTCCGCACCACGTTCAGGCCCTACCCAGCGCCGACTGCCGGTGCGGACTACTTCAATCCGGGCGTTCGAGGCGACGATGTCCAGATCTCCTCGAAGTCTCAGTACCCGTCGGCGGCCTGGACGTTCGTGAAGTTCTGGATCGACGAGGGCGCGAACCACATGTCACCGGCAGGCAAGGTGTCGCCGTACCAGTTCGACAACCCGACCGACGAGATGATGGATGCGCTGTTCGGGCCGGAACGGGACCGGCTGTTCAATGTGGACGATTTCCACGAGACGTTCTTCGTTCCCGAGCCTCCGTTGTCGGTCCGAAGCATCACGACCGCCTACACCGAGATCGCCAGCCTCAAGTCGCAGATCGAAGACGAGATCCGGCTTCGGACGAAGTCGGTCGACGACGGTATCGCCGAGATGAAGCAAGAGGCAGACGCGGCTATCGCGGACTGGCTCGGCTGA
- a CDS encoding aldose 1-epimerase produces MRAVEHQETAVSGWPALGLSNERVELTVVPGKGADITSMIDRSTGTELMWSTRWGLRPPTALAPPGNPEAEALDRSGGGWHTLFPNAGRACVEQGVEWGFHGEAWLAPYECAPTAAGLRLHTTLARSPFAVVKDITLDGDRVRVTETVTHIGAHPVDVMWWQHPTFGAPLIGPDTTISITGCSVHPDMPDDIPGTAPPPRWPEHHPPGAEPVDLSRLTAARVGGSRLAFLGEFDSEQVCAQVRNPTLGLGVDVEWLASDFPYACYWYEAGGRLGYPWYGAAHGFSIEPATGYPSGLARARALTGTELSIGPEETVSKSVTVRVRSSR; encoded by the coding sequence ATGAGAGCCGTCGAGCACCAGGAAACCGCCGTCTCGGGCTGGCCCGCACTCGGACTGTCGAACGAGCGGGTCGAACTGACCGTCGTGCCGGGCAAGGGCGCGGACATCACGTCGATGATCGACCGCTCCACGGGGACCGAGCTGATGTGGTCCACCCGGTGGGGGCTTCGCCCACCGACGGCACTCGCGCCTCCCGGCAACCCGGAGGCGGAGGCTCTCGACCGGTCCGGCGGCGGCTGGCACACACTCTTCCCGAACGCCGGTCGGGCCTGCGTGGAGCAGGGGGTCGAGTGGGGTTTTCACGGCGAGGCCTGGCTCGCCCCGTACGAGTGCGCACCGACCGCTGCAGGGCTCCGACTGCACACCACATTGGCGCGCAGCCCGTTCGCTGTGGTCAAGGACATCACCCTCGACGGCGATCGCGTGCGAGTGACCGAGACCGTCACCCATATCGGGGCGCACCCGGTCGATGTGATGTGGTGGCAGCACCCGACCTTCGGCGCGCCACTCATCGGCCCGGACACCACCATCAGCATCACCGGCTGTTCCGTTCACCCGGACATGCCGGACGACATACCCGGCACCGCGCCGCCGCCCCGTTGGCCCGAACACCACCCACCGGGCGCCGAACCGGTGGATCTGTCGCGGTTGACCGCAGCACGCGTGGGCGGCAGCCGGCTGGCGTTCCTCGGCGAGTTCGACAGCGAGCAGGTCTGCGCGCAGGTCCGCAACCCCACCCTCGGCCTCGGTGTCGACGTGGAGTGGTTGGCCAGTGACTTCCCCTACGCGTGCTACTGGTACGAGGCGGGCGGGCGACTCGGCTACCCCTGGTACGGGGCCGCGCACGGGTTCTCCATCGAGCCGGCGACCGGCTACCCGAGCGGCCTGGCGCGAGCGCGGGCACTCACCGGCACAGAGCTGTCCATCGGCCCGGAGGAGACAGTGAGCAAGTCCGTCACCGTACGCGTGCGCTCCTCGCGCTAG
- a CDS encoding carbohydrate ABC transporter permease, whose translation MSTTTALAAHHAPRPGLIRRQRKERMAWIVRGVLMSLLALLFLVPFAWMVSSSLKQNLDIFEIPLRWIPNPLVWDNYADVWTGERSMLRYFSNSTVVVVATIVGELAVVSLAGYAFGQLRFKGQNALFLAFLATSMVPAQLLLVPRFMFFRQIGLYDTLWALILPGLASVFATFLLRQHFASAPRELGEAARIDGAGEGRIFWSIYLPMARPALAALAILIFDSTWNDYESALIMITDEAKYTVPLGLTRFMSEDGTVSMGPAMAGSVSSLIPVLVIFLIFQRHFLRSMARVGLR comes from the coding sequence ATGAGCACTACCACCGCACTGGCAGCTCACCACGCACCGCGCCCCGGCCTCATCCGACGTCAGCGCAAGGAGCGGATGGCCTGGATCGTTCGCGGCGTCCTGATGTCACTACTTGCCCTGCTGTTCCTGGTCCCGTTCGCGTGGATGGTTTCGTCCTCGCTGAAGCAGAACCTCGACATCTTCGAGATCCCGCTCCGATGGATCCCGAACCCCCTCGTGTGGGACAACTACGCCGACGTCTGGACCGGCGAGCGGTCGATGCTGCGCTACTTCAGCAATTCCACGGTCGTGGTTGTTGCGACGATCGTGGGCGAGTTGGCCGTGGTGTCGCTCGCTGGCTACGCGTTCGGGCAACTACGTTTCAAGGGCCAGAACGCACTGTTCCTCGCGTTTCTGGCTACCTCGATGGTTCCTGCTCAGCTCCTGCTGGTCCCACGGTTCATGTTCTTCCGCCAGATCGGGCTCTACGACACGCTGTGGGCGCTGATCCTGCCCGGCCTCGCATCGGTGTTCGCGACGTTCCTGCTGCGGCAGCATTTCGCCTCGGCACCGCGTGAGCTCGGGGAGGCAGCCCGGATCGATGGTGCCGGTGAGGGCCGGATCTTCTGGTCGATCTATCTCCCGATGGCGAGGCCAGCTCTCGCGGCCTTGGCCATCCTGATCTTCGACTCGACTTGGAACGACTACGAGAGCGCACTCATCATGATCACGGATGAGGCGAAATACACGGTGCCGCTGGGATTGACCCGGTTCATGTCCGAGGACGGCACGGTCTCGATGGGCCCGGCGATGGCCGGCTCGGTCTCCTCGCTCATCCCGGTTCTGGTGATCTTCCTGATCTTCCAGCGGCACTTCCTGCGTTCGATGGCCCGCGTGGGCCTCCGGTGA
- a CDS encoding family 43 glycosylhydrolase, with product MTRVSTSFTAVLTALVMVLCGLSAAPPAVADGQMVAYVDAVAGDDAAPGTDPAEPVQTLEAALTLVAGDGGRVVLMGDYPLDATLVEPDHTEPILVTSTDGENTYPGRLVFGDTPFIEYNLAGPTTFADLGVVHSQWSVFAANWNPITFGEGVTMESVPTPGKRQVFVVGGYHGPSDEDTVRDADSYITINSGTFYKVSGFTRGKGVGTQTYTGTSHITINGGVIQEVFGASLENHYSGSTEITMTGGRVGALHTAGDVTRYIVGSADVELTGGHINTIDINNVVEDVNLTLDGVDYEAIQAQNAWGGEGRHQQILEFAAVRTVVFAGQYYTADQVAALKEIFDVLINTADVHVSADGGGAECSAENPCSSLEAALGLLAADGGAITVHGDVSWDVDPGTLAAGAGQITFTGAGDASIAFPDDAEVPLARDVTFEGVRLANAGSLELQADGAHLALGAGVTMEEGRQVSVVAIADDSQITIESGEIARVVGISGLNSAFAGSTDVTIAGGEIEEVWAGTDQPYDVENAMVTIDGGEIETLHASAAGLGSLTARLIDGEIATAALERVETDARLRIGSVEIKDLSISGWEAADGSERVLVRLPGAEDDLVDQLADQVSTVIDDDVVYLAPGGDGDGSSPTHASGDLSTAIAELSGDGRVVVTGPYTVEEGYDLGEYTSRVVLTSDDGDLDFAADGAALQIEGAMRLGGPTTFENLLLQSPTVDGAIYAMGQQLTIGTGVDTEFTRRGETYLTIIGGSNDTVPAPSTSVTVEGGQWAGLRGGSDHTGAVTAGADISVQVDGGTFYGPVVLSHRGESSGSASATINAGTFMRGVYAVYEEDGSDYAVDYDADITVNGGEFWATIAPAKSRSTVLSGTYDLTVEGGDFGHLTDLLGSEGFAGDMVSALHVDPAIAQAAPEGDLTFTNPLVRAADPYMFTHEGQYYFIATGGSTLSLHKVANPSDMSESVGSVIFAPDEMRNLWSPEIHHLTAEDVGEENAGWYLFLSATDPSDPAAEGQRQYVLKALDGDDLLGTWGNPVTGAANVPERITNEDDPEFNTDEFVAGTSVFRIGGETYISYVTEAYRGTSEFHQRLNLSHMVNPWTLTGEPSIIAVPEYEWEEHGYAQSSSDPNMWWPKVVEGATAVYGHDGEVYMAYSASGYWTIHYAIGYLRYTGGDPMDASNWAKNPTPVMSKNDEVVGTGTGPTFTDHEGTDWFMFQARPGPNTQTARYAFIEPYVAGQDGLTIGDGSGHPAPLDAEYTMSINPIPLEDKASGFTTH from the coding sequence ATGACTCGCGTGTCCACGTCGTTCACCGCGGTCCTCACCGCACTTGTCATGGTTCTGTGCGGACTGTCTGCAGCACCACCAGCAGTCGCCGACGGCCAGATGGTCGCCTACGTCGACGCCGTCGCCGGCGACGATGCCGCTCCCGGCACCGACCCGGCCGAGCCCGTCCAGACGCTCGAAGCAGCGCTGACGCTTGTGGCTGGTGACGGCGGCCGGGTCGTCCTCATGGGTGACTACCCGCTCGATGCCACGCTCGTCGAGCCGGACCACACCGAACCGATTCTCGTCACGAGTACCGACGGCGAGAACACCTATCCGGGCCGGCTGGTCTTCGGGGACACGCCCTTCATCGAGTACAACCTCGCCGGACCCACGACCTTTGCAGATCTCGGTGTTGTTCATTCACAGTGGTCGGTCTTCGCCGCGAACTGGAACCCGATCACCTTCGGTGAGGGGGTCACGATGGAGAGCGTGCCCACACCGGGCAAACGGCAAGTGTTCGTCGTCGGCGGCTATCACGGGCCCTCCGATGAGGACACCGTGCGTGATGCCGACTCCTACATCACGATCAACTCGGGCACCTTCTACAAGGTCTCCGGTTTCACACGAGGCAAGGGCGTCGGGACGCAGACCTACACCGGGACCTCGCACATCACCATCAACGGCGGCGTCATCCAGGAGGTTTTCGGGGCATCGCTCGAGAACCATTACTCAGGCAGCACTGAGATCACGATGACCGGCGGTCGCGTGGGTGCCCTGCACACTGCTGGCGATGTGACCCGCTACATCGTGGGCAGCGCAGACGTCGAACTCACCGGCGGGCACATCAACACGATCGACATCAACAACGTCGTCGAAGACGTCAACCTGACGCTCGACGGGGTGGACTACGAGGCCATTCAAGCTCAGAACGCCTGGGGCGGTGAAGGTCGCCACCAGCAGATCCTCGAATTTGCGGCGGTCCGGACGGTGGTCTTCGCGGGGCAGTACTACACGGCCGATCAGGTGGCCGCGCTCAAGGAGATCTTCGACGTCCTGATCAACACCGCGGACGTCCACGTCAGCGCCGATGGTGGCGGCGCCGAGTGCAGCGCTGAGAACCCGTGCAGCAGTCTCGAGGCCGCGCTGGGCCTACTGGCCGCCGACGGCGGTGCCATCACGGTCCATGGCGACGTCTCCTGGGATGTCGATCCCGGCACGCTTGCCGCGGGAGCGGGGCAGATCACGTTTACCGGTGCCGGCGATGCTTCGATCGCCTTTCCCGACGACGCAGAGGTACCGCTGGCACGGGACGTCACCTTCGAAGGGGTACGGCTCGCGAACGCTGGCAGCCTTGAGCTCCAAGCCGATGGCGCACACCTCGCGCTGGGCGCAGGGGTGACAATGGAGGAGGGCCGTCAGGTCAGCGTGGTCGCGATCGCCGATGACAGCCAGATCACGATCGAGAGTGGCGAGATCGCCCGGGTCGTGGGCATCTCCGGGCTGAACAGCGCCTTCGCCGGCAGCACGGATGTCACAATCGCCGGCGGCGAGATCGAAGAGGTGTGGGCCGGAACCGACCAGCCCTACGACGTCGAGAACGCGATGGTGACGATCGACGGAGGTGAGATCGAGACCCTGCACGCATCCGCAGCCGGGCTCGGTTCGCTCACCGCACGGCTGATCGACGGCGAGATCGCAACCGCGGCGCTCGAGCGCGTCGAGACCGACGCCCGCCTTCGGATCGGCAGCGTGGAGATCAAGGACCTCAGCATCTCGGGCTGGGAGGCTGCCGACGGATCCGAACGCGTGCTCGTGCGCCTGCCCGGAGCCGAGGACGACCTCGTCGACCAGCTCGCGGACCAGGTGTCCACCGTCATCGACGATGACGTCGTCTACCTGGCTCCCGGCGGCGACGGTGACGGCAGCAGCCCGACCCACGCCAGCGGCGACCTGAGTACAGCGATCGCCGAGCTCAGCGGCGACGGACGCGTGGTGGTGACCGGCCCCTACACGGTCGAGGAGGGCTACGACCTCGGCGAGTACACCTCCCGCGTCGTGCTCACCTCCGACGACGGCGACCTCGACTTCGCCGCCGACGGAGCGGCACTGCAGATCGAGGGTGCCATGCGACTGGGCGGCCCGACCACGTTCGAGAACCTGCTGCTGCAGTCCCCGACCGTCGACGGCGCCATCTACGCCATGGGGCAACAGCTGACCATCGGCACCGGCGTCGACACCGAGTTCACCCGTCGTGGCGAGACCTACCTGACCATCATCGGCGGAAGCAACGACACGGTGCCCGCGCCGTCCACCTCGGTGACGGTCGAGGGCGGCCAGTGGGCCGGCCTGCGTGGCGGTTCCGACCACACCGGAGCGGTGACCGCCGGCGCAGACATCTCCGTCCAGGTCGATGGGGGCACCTTCTACGGGCCGGTCGTCCTCTCGCATCGTGGTGAGAGCTCGGGATCAGCGTCCGCGACCATCAACGCAGGCACGTTCATGCGCGGCGTCTACGCGGTCTACGAGGAGGATGGCAGTGACTACGCCGTCGACTATGACGCGGACATCACCGTCAACGGCGGTGAGTTCTGGGCGACGATCGCCCCGGCGAAGTCCCGCAGCACGGTCCTCTCGGGCACCTATGACCTCACCGTCGAAGGCGGCGACTTCGGGCACCTCACCGATCTCCTGGGGAGCGAGGGGTTCGCAGGGGACATGGTCAGTGCCCTCCACGTCGACCCCGCGATCGCCCAGGCAGCGCCGGAGGGGGACCTGACGTTCACGAACCCACTGGTCCGTGCCGCCGATCCGTACATGTTCACCCACGAGGGGCAGTACTACTTCATCGCCACCGGCGGCTCCACACTGTCCCTGCACAAGGTCGCGAACCCCTCGGACATGAGCGAGTCGGTGGGGTCGGTGATCTTCGCCCCCGACGAGATGCGGAACCTGTGGTCACCGGAGATCCACCACCTGACCGCAGAGGACGTCGGTGAGGAGAACGCGGGGTGGTACCTGTTCCTGTCCGCGACGGACCCGAGTGATCCTGCAGCTGAGGGGCAGCGCCAGTACGTGCTCAAGGCTCTCGACGGCGATGATCTGCTGGGCACGTGGGGCAACCCCGTCACCGGTGCGGCGAACGTCCCGGAACGCATTACGAACGAGGATGATCCCGAGTTCAACACCGATGAGTTCGTCGCCGGAACGTCTGTGTTCCGGATCGGTGGCGAGACCTACATCTCGTACGTGACCGAAGCGTATCGAGGTACCTCGGAGTTCCATCAGAGGCTCAACCTCAGTCACATGGTCAATCCGTGGACGCTGACCGGGGAGCCGAGCATCATCGCCGTGCCGGAGTATGAGTGGGAGGAGCACGGGTACGCCCAGTCCTCGAGCGACCCCAACATGTGGTGGCCGAAGGTCGTGGAGGGCGCGACCGCCGTCTACGGTCACGACGGCGAGGTGTACATGGCCTACTCCGCCAGCGGCTACTGGACCATCCACTACGCGATCGGATACCTGCGCTACACGGGGGGAGACCCGATGGACGCCTCGAACTGGGCGAAGAACCCGACCCCTGTGATGAGCAAGAACGATGAGGTTGTCGGGACCGGTACGGGCCCCACCTTCACCGATCACGAGGGCACCGACTGGTTCATGTTCCAGGCGCGGCCGGGGCCGAACACCCAGACGGCCAGGTACGCCTTCATCGAGCCGTACGTGGCGGGTCAGGATGGCCTCACCATCGGTGATGGTTCGGGACATCCGGCACCGCTAGATGCCGAGTACACGATGAGCATCAACCCGATCCCGCTCGAGGACAAGGCCAGTGGTTTCACCACGCACTGA
- a CDS encoding carbohydrate ABC transporter permease — MTPLIEDTAKPGRAGTDSHDGSAPPSATTKRSSRLVNGYKWWIPWVFLLPTIVAVLAFLIVPLTAGLFIAFTEWNVVSGIGGIRWVGFGNFQELFQDDMFWSSAVRTLFYAGVGTPLAVTCGMFLGLALNRPMPARGVIRAIFFLPSLVNVIAAGTVWLTLLNPRSGMVNQFLRAVGLDNPPGWFTSQQWALPAIVLMSVWVSAGYVAILIIAALQDLPTELYESAKLDGAGTIRQFTTITFPGLVPVLTFLLITSFIGRSQGFGLIQFMTSGGPGDATTVLSYYMYEVGFHWYRFGYAASIGVMSMLAVLALSIALFKLQRGRGLYT, encoded by the coding sequence GTGACTCCCCTGATCGAAGACACTGCGAAGCCGGGCCGCGCGGGAACCGACTCCCACGACGGCTCGGCTCCGCCATCGGCTACCACGAAACGCTCATCCCGCCTGGTGAATGGTTACAAGTGGTGGATTCCGTGGGTGTTCCTGCTACCAACCATAGTCGCGGTTCTTGCGTTCCTGATCGTCCCACTCACCGCGGGTCTGTTCATCGCCTTCACCGAGTGGAACGTCGTCTCCGGGATCGGAGGCATCAGATGGGTGGGGTTCGGCAACTTCCAGGAGCTGTTCCAGGACGACATGTTCTGGTCCTCGGCCGTGCGGACCCTGTTCTACGCAGGAGTTGGGACGCCACTCGCCGTCACTTGCGGGATGTTTCTTGGGCTCGCGCTGAATCGGCCAATGCCTGCCAGAGGCGTCATTCGGGCGATCTTCTTCCTGCCGTCGCTGGTCAACGTCATCGCGGCCGGAACGGTCTGGCTGACACTCCTCAACCCCAGATCCGGGATGGTCAATCAGTTCCTGCGCGCAGTCGGCCTCGACAATCCGCCGGGCTGGTTCACGTCGCAGCAGTGGGCCCTACCGGCGATCGTGCTGATGTCAGTCTGGGTCAGTGCCGGCTATGTGGCGATCCTCATCATCGCCGCCCTCCAGGACCTTCCTACGGAGTTGTACGAGTCCGCGAAGCTGGACGGTGCCGGCACTATCCGGCAGTTCACCACCATCACGTTCCCGGGTCTGGTTCCCGTCCTGACATTCCTGCTGATCACATCCTTCATCGGCAGATCGCAGGGCTTTGGCCTGATTCAGTTCATGACCAGCGGAGGACCCGGCGATGCGACGACGGTCCTCTCCTACTACATGTATGAGGTGGGATTCCATTGGTACCGCTTCGGGTATGCCGCATCCATCGGTGTGATGAGCATGCTGGCCGTCCTGGCGTTGTCGATCGCGCTGTTCAAGCTGCAACGGGGACGAGGGCTGTACACATGA